In one Rutidosis leptorrhynchoides isolate AG116_Rl617_1_P2 chromosome 8, CSIRO_AGI_Rlap_v1, whole genome shotgun sequence genomic region, the following are encoded:
- the LOC139862905 gene encoding SNF1-related protein kinase regulatory subunit beta-3-like has protein sequence MSTPRGQDQETPVVAGFEVPRSPDASYNNVYTASEDDGRDPPIVPQHLQHTVLSYPTNGGPSTPLPDPQHVVLNHLYIENREAPRSVVALGFSHRFRAKYVNVVLYKPVQRRGASST, from the exons ATGAGCACTCCTCGTGGCCAAGATCAG GAAACACCTGTTGTAGCTGGTTTTGAAGTCCCAAGATCACCCGATGCAAGTTACAACAACGTCTACACTGCAAGCGAAGATGACGGACGGGACCCACCTATAGTTCCTCAGCACCTGCAACACACTGTATTAAGCTACCCTACCAACGGTGGCCCATCTACACCTTTACCGGACCCACAACATGTGGTCTTGAACCATTTGTACATTGAAAACCGTGAGGCTCCACGGTCAGTAGTGGCACTTGGGTTTTCACATCGGTTTCGTGCCAAATACGTGAATGTTGTACTTTATAAACCAGTACAAAGAAGGGGTGCTAGCAGCACTTGA